A stretch of Jatrophihabitans sp. DNA encodes these proteins:
- a CDS encoding FGGY family carbohydrate kinase, producing MTSSSDVFIGLDLGTTTSKALVRTDDHRDLAIVEAPTPWHKYPDGRTETGPEILLNLATQLISRATSTAESTVGPVRVRGIAVAGLAESGVLLDPAGRPMAPVLAWFDRRGHQQVDRLAAADPGFAELFAARTGLPWDCQASIAKLMWLRDNGWTIGPGARWLSVPEWIVHQLGGDQVREPSLASRTGLIDQNTGDPWLDGLSAAGLPAGLLPPALPAGQCAGRLRQDLAPTGSAQAALTVAGHDHPVAALGSGAVGPDELFNSSGTADVVARSIPGRLDDRQRGIVVGSGWSAGSHVLPDSTLILAGVRGGLLLRRVLTSLGADSPEGRAAVDRASLAVDTLPPGLEVSGAGPTGNDVVIRFGDDATPAAIWAAATRYTAAEIRTLLANIERVVGPHRRGIASGGWTRMASVRAAKASAIDNLCFSPVTQPGVTGAALLAMYAVSDGSTPLADFVVQASRDTDPITVHH from the coding sequence ATGACCTCATCGTCCGACGTCTTCATCGGCCTGGACCTGGGAACCACAACGTCCAAGGCGCTCGTACGCACCGATGACCACCGTGACCTCGCCATCGTCGAAGCTCCCACGCCATGGCACAAATATCCCGACGGGCGTACCGAGACCGGTCCAGAGATCCTGCTGAACCTTGCGACGCAGCTGATCTCCCGGGCGACCTCCACCGCGGAGTCAACCGTCGGGCCGGTTCGCGTTCGTGGCATCGCGGTTGCGGGCCTGGCCGAAAGCGGTGTTCTGCTGGACCCCGCCGGACGCCCGATGGCTCCCGTCCTGGCGTGGTTCGACCGCCGCGGCCACCAGCAGGTCGATCGGCTCGCGGCAGCCGATCCGGGATTCGCCGAGCTGTTCGCCGCCAGGACCGGCCTGCCCTGGGACTGCCAGGCGAGCATCGCGAAACTGATGTGGTTGCGGGACAACGGCTGGACCATCGGGCCGGGCGCTCGATGGCTCAGCGTCCCCGAGTGGATCGTCCACCAGCTCGGGGGTGACCAGGTCCGCGAGCCGTCACTGGCATCGCGAACCGGCTTGATCGATCAGAACACCGGCGATCCATGGCTGGACGGGCTCAGCGCCGCGGGGCTGCCGGCCGGGCTGCTGCCGCCGGCGCTGCCCGCCGGACAGTGCGCCGGGCGGCTCCGCCAGGACCTGGCGCCCACCGGCAGCGCCCAGGCCGCGCTGACCGTGGCCGGCCACGATCATCCCGTCGCGGCGCTCGGCAGCGGCGCCGTCGGACCCGACGAGCTGTTCAACTCCAGTGGCACTGCCGACGTGGTGGCCCGCTCGATCCCTGGCCGCCTGGACGACCGGCAGCGCGGGATCGTTGTCGGCTCCGGTTGGTCGGCAGGCAGCCACGTCCTGCCCGACAGCACCCTCATCCTCGCCGGGGTGCGGGGTGGCCTGCTGCTGCGCCGGGTCCTGACCTCGCTCGGAGCCGACTCGCCCGAGGGCCGCGCCGCCGTCGATCGGGCAAGCCTGGCCGTCGACACGCTGCCGCCGGGGCTGGAGGTCTCCGGCGCGGGCCCGACCGGCAACGACGTCGTCATCCGGTTCGGCGACGACGCGACTCCGGCGGCGATCTGGGCCGCTGCCACCCGGTACACCGCCGCGGAGATCAGGACGCTGCTGGCCAACATCGAACGAGTGGTCGGTCCGCACCGGCGAGGGATCGCCTCCGGTGGCTGGACGCGAATGGCCAGCGTTCGGGCCGCGAAAGCCTCGGCGATCGACAACCTGTGCTTCTCACCTGTCACCCAGCCGGGCGTCACCGGCGCTGCCCTGCTGGCCATGTACGCCGTCTCGGACGGCTCGACCCCGCTTGCCGACTTCGTCGTCCAGGCAAGCCGCGACACCGACCCCATCACAGTTCACCATTAA
- a CDS encoding LacI family DNA-binding transcriptional regulator produces MNGRTILRDVAEAAGVSLRTASRVLNDDHRVASATRQRVQQAMRELQFQPDAMARSLRAGTDTTIGLIVESVADPFFSALTEAVEAAITVDGKSVLVASTHRDSAAERRIVDRMLQRRVGGLLISPTGDDHSWLAHTPAPVVFVDRAAYGLQADLVGIDDHRAAVEAVSHLLKHGHRRIAYVGDSPAITTSAARLAGYRDALASHGVTVEEQLVRLDCVTAPDAAAATAALLDLEEPPTAIFSAGTRSSLGVVPTLHARGRAGIALVGFGDFAMADTLRPAITVIDHSASEVGRAAAARLLARIADPGLRVEHLQVPVRLIQRGSGEQRP; encoded by the coding sequence ATGAACGGCCGAACCATCCTGCGTGATGTCGCCGAGGCGGCAGGCGTGAGCCTGCGCACCGCGTCCCGGGTGCTCAACGATGACCACCGGGTGGCTTCGGCCACCAGGCAGCGCGTGCAGCAGGCGATGCGTGAGCTGCAGTTCCAACCGGACGCGATGGCGCGCTCGCTGCGCGCCGGCACGGACACCACGATCGGCCTGATCGTCGAGTCGGTCGCCGATCCGTTCTTCTCGGCGCTGACCGAGGCAGTCGAGGCGGCCATCACCGTGGACGGCAAGTCGGTTCTGGTCGCCAGCACGCACCGTGACAGCGCCGCGGAGCGCCGCATCGTCGACCGGATGCTGCAACGGCGGGTCGGCGGCCTGCTGATCTCGCCTACCGGTGACGACCACAGCTGGCTCGCGCACACCCCGGCGCCCGTCGTGTTCGTCGACCGCGCCGCCTACGGCCTGCAGGCCGACCTGGTCGGTATCGATGACCATCGAGCCGCTGTCGAAGCGGTCAGTCATCTCCTGAAGCACGGCCATCGCCGGATCGCCTATGTCGGAGACAGCCCGGCGATCACGACATCGGCGGCTCGCCTGGCCGGCTACCGGGATGCCCTTGCCAGCCACGGTGTGACGGTGGAGGAGCAGCTGGTCCGCTTGGACTGCGTCACAGCGCCGGACGCGGCGGCGGCCACAGCGGCGTTGCTGGACCTCGAGGAACCTCCCACCGCTATCTTCAGCGCCGGAACCCGCAGCTCGCTCGGCGTCGTGCCCACCCTGCACGCGCGCGGCCGCGCCGGCATCGCGCTCGTCGGCTTCGGCGACTTCGCCATGGCTGACACGTTGCGACCGGCGATCACCGTGATCGACCATTCCGCATCCGAGGTCGGGCGCGCGGCGGCGGCTCGACTCCTCGCTCGAATCGCCGATCCGGGACTTCGGGTCGAACACCTCCAGGTGCCGGTGCGCCTCATCCAACGCGGTTCCGGAGAGCAGCGCCCATGA
- a CDS encoding AAA family ATPase yields the protein MRPPVILVTGAPATGKSTLAAALAARMTAALIDQDVATGALVEVIGSLIDVHDLDDPRLVALTRAARYETILHLAEDNLRCGSAVVLVAPFTTERRQLDAWQQLERRLEAAGGVPVLVWLQLEPHQLLARMRARAALRDVDKLRDEAGLLARLDLDPPVGPHLRLDAAAPAEDLAELVSARLRR from the coding sequence GTGAGGCCTCCCGTGATCCTGGTGACCGGAGCCCCCGCGACCGGCAAGAGCACCTTGGCGGCCGCCCTGGCCGCGCGGATGACCGCAGCGCTGATCGACCAGGACGTGGCCACCGGCGCGCTCGTCGAGGTCATCGGCTCGCTCATCGACGTCCACGACCTGGACGACCCCCGGCTTGTCGCGCTCACCCGTGCCGCGCGGTACGAGACGATCCTCCACCTGGCCGAGGACAACCTGCGCTGCGGTTCGGCCGTCGTGCTGGTGGCCCCGTTCACGACCGAGCGGCGTCAGCTCGACGCGTGGCAGCAGCTGGAGCGCCGGCTGGAGGCAGCCGGCGGGGTGCCGGTCCTGGTGTGGCTGCAGCTGGAACCGCACCAGCTCCTCGCGCGGATGCGGGCGCGGGCGGCGCTGCGAGACGTCGACAAGCTCCGCGACGAGGCAGGCCTGCTCGCTCGGCTGGATCTCGATCCACCGGTCGGGCCGCACCTTCGGCTGGATGCCGCGGCTCCGGCCGAGGACTTGGCGGAGCTGGTTTCAGCGCGACTCCGGCGCTAG